One genomic segment of Anaerolineae bacterium includes these proteins:
- a CDS encoding aldo/keto reductase, which translates to MQTRQLGYTDLHLTTIGLGAWAIGGGGWAYGWGPQDDADSIATIQRALDLGINWIDTAAVYGLGHSEEIVGQAIAGRRDKVIIATKCGLVWDEGSTVPYGRLKADSVRRELEASLRRLKTDYVDLYQIHWPNPDEDIEEAWSTIADLIREGKVRYGGVSNFSVAQLQRVQPIHPVASLQPPYSMIRREVEAELLPYCAAHRIGVIVYSPMQSGLLTGKVTREWVQRLPEDDWRRRNSHFQEPELSVNLRLVEGLRRIAERNGRTVAQLAIAWVLRRPEVTAAIVGARKPSQIEETAPAADWTLSSEDIAEIDALLAERERALAGLQ; encoded by the coding sequence ATGCAAACGCGCCAACTAGGATACACGGACTTGCATCTGACCACCATCGGGCTAGGAGCCTGGGCGATCGGCGGCGGCGGCTGGGCGTATGGCTGGGGACCGCAGGATGATGCCGATTCCATCGCTACTATCCAGCGCGCCCTCGACCTGGGCATCAACTGGATTGACACGGCCGCTGTCTACGGCCTGGGGCACTCAGAAGAGATCGTAGGACAGGCGATCGCTGGCCGGCGGGACAAAGTGATCATCGCTACCAAATGTGGTCTAGTCTGGGATGAGGGCAGCACCGTGCCATACGGGCGGCTCAAGGCCGACAGCGTTCGTCGCGAGCTCGAGGCCAGCTTACGCCGTCTGAAGACCGACTATGTAGACCTATACCAAATCCACTGGCCTAACCCGGACGAGGACATCGAAGAGGCATGGAGCACCATTGCCGATCTCATCCGGGAGGGCAAGGTACGCTATGGTGGCGTGTCTAACTTCAGCGTGGCACAGCTTCAACGCGTTCAGCCGATCCATCCGGTCGCCTCGCTGCAGCCGCCCTACAGCATGATCCGGCGAGAAGTAGAAGCAGAGCTGCTGCCGTATTGCGCTGCCCATCGGATCGGCGTGATTGTTTACAGCCCGATGCAGTCCGGGTTGCTGACGGGTAAAGTCACCCGCGAGTGGGTCCAGCGGCTTCCGGAGGATGACTGGCGTCGACGAAACTCACACTTTCAGGAGCCGGAGCTAAGTGTGAACTTGAGGCTGGTCGAAGGGTTACGACGGATTGCCGAGCGAAATGGCAGGACAGTCGCGCAGCTCGCCATCGCCTGGGTGTTGCGGCGTCCTGAGGTGACGGCGGCCATTGTGGGCGCTCGTAAGCCCTCTCAGATCGAGGAGACGGCGCCTGCGGCGGATTGGACTCTCTCATCGGAGGATATCGCCGAGATTGATGCGCTGCTGGCCGAGCGAGAGCGGGCGCTGGCGGGGCTCCAGTAA
- a CDS encoding uracil-DNA glycosylase, giving the protein MSAQEELEKIAAEVRACTLCPLSRGRTRAVPGEGPADAEIMFIGEGPGFHEDRQGRPFVGAAGQFLDELLASIGMRRDQVYITNVVKCRPPGNRDPLPEEVAACKPYLDRQIEAIKPKIVVTLGRHSMARYLPGASISKVHGQARKVGNVICFPMFHPAAGLHQPRWKPLIEEDIKKLPALLAEARRQANASERAQVAAPEDAESPEDYQQLSLF; this is encoded by the coding sequence GTGTCAGCGCAAGAGGAGCTTGAAAAGATCGCTGCCGAGGTGCGGGCTTGCACCCTTTGCCCGTTGTCTAGGGGGCGAACCCGGGCCGTGCCAGGCGAAGGGCCTGCCGACGCTGAGATCATGTTCATCGGTGAGGGGCCTGGCTTTCACGAGGACCGACAGGGTCGGCCCTTCGTAGGGGCAGCCGGCCAATTCCTAGATGAGCTGTTAGCGAGCATCGGGATGCGCCGGGACCAGGTATATATCACCAATGTGGTCAAATGTCGTCCGCCTGGCAATCGCGACCCTCTGCCCGAGGAGGTGGCGGCCTGTAAGCCGTACCTGGACCGTCAAATCGAGGCCATTAAGCCTAAAATCGTGGTGACGCTGGGACGCCACTCAATGGCCCGTTATCTGCCTGGCGCTTCTATCTCCAAAGTGCACGGGCAGGCCAGAAAGGTGGGGAATGTGATCTGCTTTCCCATGTTCCATCCTGCAGCCGGGTTGCATCAACCCCGTTGGAAGCCCCTCATCGAGGAGGATATCAAGAAGCTGCCTGCGCTGCTAGCTGAGGCGCGGCGGCAGGCCAACGCGTCAGAACGGGCGCAAGTGGCCGCTCCTGAAGACGCCGAAAGTCCAGAGGATTACCAGCAATTGAGCCTGTTTTAG
- a CDS encoding galactitol-1-phosphate 5-dehydrogenase produces the protein MKALVYTAPYRVELQELPQPRPGPGEVLIQVAAAGICGSDVHGFRGRSARRKPPLVMGHEFTGQVAALGPGVDDLPMGQMVVVNPLLPCGVCEWCLAGRGYICPYRKLIGMDRPGAFADYVVVPRRAIFPLPDGMSPTLGTMVEALANSVHIIQQNAAGLMHGVAVIGAGTQGLLALQMAKLIGISPRLVTDVEPYRLEMAQQLGADLVIHASEQDPVQAMLDFTNGRGVDLVIEAVGHSMTRQQAIAIAAPGGRVVFLGLHEVWSELDCQTIVARELTVRGSYAYSSFEFRTALDLLASGRVEVSSWLDEAPLTDGQRIFEALADQPGRLIKVALIP, from the coding sequence ATGAAAGCATTGGTGTATACAGCTCCCTATCGTGTGGAGCTTCAGGAGTTGCCACAGCCACGGCCGGGGCCGGGTGAGGTGCTGATTCAGGTGGCGGCGGCGGGGATCTGCGGCTCGGATGTGCATGGTTTCCGAGGGCGCAGTGCCCGCCGTAAGCCGCCGTTGGTAATGGGGCATGAGTTCACCGGACAGGTGGCTGCTCTCGGCCCTGGGGTAGACGACCTGCCGATGGGCCAGATGGTGGTGGTCAATCCATTGTTGCCTTGTGGCGTTTGTGAGTGGTGTCTGGCTGGCCGTGGTTATATCTGCCCCTATCGCAAGTTGATTGGCATGGATCGGCCAGGCGCGTTTGCTGACTATGTGGTTGTGCCGCGCCGAGCGATTTTCCCGCTGCCCGATGGGATGAGCCCCACCCTGGGCACCATGGTTGAAGCACTGGCTAACTCAGTCCACATCATCCAGCAGAACGCTGCCGGACTGATGCATGGTGTGGCCGTGATAGGCGCGGGCACACAAGGGCTGCTGGCTTTGCAGATGGCCAAGCTGATCGGCATCTCGCCGCGTCTCGTCACTGATGTGGAGCCATATCGGTTGGAGATGGCACAGCAGCTTGGTGCGGACCTGGTCATTCACGCGAGCGAGCAAGACCCAGTGCAGGCGATGCTCGACTTCACCAACGGACGTGGCGTAGACTTAGTAATCGAGGCGGTTGGGCACAGCATGACTCGACAGCAGGCTATTGCCATAGCAGCTCCAGGAGGGCGAGTTGTGTTCCTGGGGTTACACGAGGTATGGTCTGAGCTGGACTGCCAGACCATCGTCGCCCGCGAGCTAACCGTGCGCGGCTCATATGCTTACTCTTCTTTCGAATTCCGTACCGCACTGGATCTGCTGGCAAGCGGGCGGGTGGAAGTTAGCTCCTGGCTGGACGAGGCACCGTTGACGGACGGGCAACGGATCTTCGAAGCGTTGGCGGATCAACCGGGGCGGTTGATCAAGGTGGCGTTGATCCCGTAG
- a CDS encoding ABC transporter substrate-binding protein has protein sequence MSRRPSILRGLILLALILAACAPQAAPPAAPAAAQPTPSPVAREGGTIIVGLQAEPTTLDSQQISDYNSHRAAYGIYDHLLRFKDESTEVEPGLAESWEISEDGLVYTLYLRKGVKFHDGTDFNAEAVKFNLERQIDPNHPYHNTGEFPYAEFTWGMVKQIDVLDDYTVRITLKEPFAPFLNHLAMHPAAMASPAAIQKYGRDFSIHPVGTGPFKFVSWTPGVEVVLEKNPDYWRGAPKVDRVIYRPIIEDQARLTELEAGGVNFIVNVPPDELARLKQDPRFTVVEQPGMHTWWIAFNHLKAPFNDKRVRQAMNHAVNKQAIVDNILKGTGILAINPLPPVVWSYTDDVPRYDYDPEKAKQLLAEAGYPNGFSCSLWVPESGSGMQQPVTMSTAIQADLKAVGIDCKIEIFEWGTYLDKVIVPPEEAEYDLFAMSWIGDNGDPDNHLYILLSGDQWPPRGYNMGFYKNEEADALMREARTTLDRAKRTELYTKVQKLIVADAPWIIIDHETQIVVMDQKIKNFKLHPTGPFRFENVWIE, from the coding sequence ATGTCAAGACGTCCGAGCATCCTTAGAGGCCTGATCTTACTGGCGTTGATATTGGCCGCCTGTGCCCCACAAGCGGCTCCTCCTGCTGCCCCCGCCGCGGCTCAGCCTACTCCGTCCCCAGTGGCGAGAGAGGGCGGGACCATTATCGTGGGATTACAGGCCGAGCCGACGACCCTGGATTCGCAGCAGATCAGCGATTACAACTCGCACCGAGCCGCTTACGGCATCTATGACCACCTGCTGCGCTTTAAGGACGAGAGCACGGAGGTGGAGCCGGGATTGGCCGAGTCATGGGAGATCTCAGAGGATGGGCTTGTATACACTCTCTATCTACGGAAGGGTGTGAAGTTCCATGACGGCACCGATTTCAATGCTGAGGCAGTCAAGTTCAACCTAGAGCGGCAAATTGATCCCAATCACCCGTATCACAACACCGGTGAGTTCCCCTACGCGGAGTTCACCTGGGGGATGGTGAAGCAGATAGACGTGCTGGACGACTACACGGTTCGGATCACGCTAAAGGAGCCATTTGCGCCTTTCCTAAATCACCTTGCGATGCATCCGGCGGCGATGGCCAGTCCCGCTGCCATTCAGAAGTACGGACGTGACTTCTCGATCCATCCCGTAGGCACCGGCCCCTTTAAGTTCGTGAGCTGGACGCCCGGGGTAGAGGTAGTGTTAGAGAAGAACCCGGATTACTGGCGTGGGGCTCCCAAGGTCGACCGGGTGATCTATCGCCCTATCATCGAGGATCAGGCTCGCCTAACCGAGCTAGAAGCCGGCGGCGTCAATTTCATCGTGAACGTCCCCCCCGATGAGTTAGCCCGCCTGAAGCAGGACCCTCGCTTTACCGTGGTCGAGCAGCCCGGCATGCACACTTGGTGGATCGCCTTCAATCACCTAAAGGCCCCTTTCAATGACAAGCGTGTGCGCCAGGCGATGAACCACGCCGTGAACAAGCAGGCCATCGTGGACAACATCCTGAAGGGCACTGGCATCCTGGCGATCAACCCATTGCCACCGGTGGTATGGAGCTATACCGATGATGTCCCGCGCTACGATTATGACCCCGAAAAAGCCAAACAGCTCTTGGCCGAAGCCGGCTATCCCAACGGCTTCTCCTGCTCCCTTTGGGTGCCTGAGTCCGGATCTGGTATGCAGCAACCGGTGACCATGAGCACTGCTATTCAGGCTGATCTCAAGGCGGTAGGAATTGATTGCAAGATCGAGATCTTTGAATGGGGCACTTACCTAGACAAGGTGATCGTACCGCCCGAAGAGGCCGAATACGACTTGTTCGCGATGTCCTGGATCGGGGATAACGGTGACCCTGACAATCACTTGTATATCCTGTTGAGCGGGGACCAGTGGCCTCCACGCGGCTATAACATGGGCTTCTACAAGAACGAGGAGGCTGATGCGCTCATGCGGGAGGCCCGTACCACCCTCGATCGCGCCAAGCGCACCGAGCTGTACACGAAGGTCCAAAAGTTAATCGTGGCCGACGCGCCCTGGATTATCATTGATCACGAGACGCAGATCGTGGTTATGGATCAAAAGATCAAGAACTTCAAATTGCATCCCACCGGCCCTTTCCGGTTTGAGAATGTGTGGATCGAATAG
- a CDS encoding amidohydrolase family protein, which produces MSRFSESGELLLREYTPRSRLSVKQTLVERPRFPVFDAHNHLGPTFGGDWGSRPPEELLAVLDEAGVEAIVDLDGGWGDALAQRIERFQRPYPSRFFIFAQLDWDRWASDPDFPRYAVESLRHSAALGARGLKVWKTLGLRVRDASGRLVPVDDERLDPLWATAGELGLPVLIHVADPVAFFDPLDRFNERWEELRAHPDWHFYGPEFPSFETIIGQFANLVRRHPHTIFIGAHVGCYAENLAWVSALLEACPNLYVDIAARIAELGRQPYTARRFLIQHQDRVLFGLDEPANPAVYRIYYRFLETDDEYFPYGIEEVPRQGRWRIYGVYLPDEALRKIYHENAHRLFGRWLTSS; this is translated from the coding sequence ATGTCGAGGTTTTCAGAATCCGGTGAGCTATTGTTGCGGGAGTATACTCCTCGATCCCGTTTGTCGGTGAAGCAGACGCTGGTCGAGCGCCCTCGTTTCCCTGTTTTTGACGCCCACAATCATCTGGGACCCACCTTCGGTGGCGATTGGGGAAGCCGCCCGCCGGAAGAGCTGCTCGCCGTGCTGGACGAGGCCGGCGTGGAGGCGATTGTGGACCTGGACGGCGGCTGGGGAGATGCTCTGGCGCAGCGCATTGAACGATTTCAGCGCCCCTATCCAAGCCGTTTTTTCATCTTCGCGCAGCTCGATTGGGATCGCTGGGCTTCTGATCCCGATTTCCCACGCTATGCCGTGGAAAGTCTGCGCCACAGCGCGGCTCTGGGAGCGCGGGGCCTGAAAGTATGGAAGACCCTGGGGCTGCGGGTTCGCGATGCCAGCGGTCGGCTGGTGCCGGTAGATGATGAACGGCTAGATCCACTATGGGCCACGGCTGGCGAGCTGGGCCTGCCGGTGCTGATTCATGTGGCGGATCCTGTAGCGTTCTTCGATCCGCTGGATCGCTTCAACGAACGTTGGGAGGAGCTGCGCGCACATCCTGACTGGCATTTCTACGGGCCAGAATTTCCTTCGTTTGAGACGATTATCGGCCAGTTCGCCAACCTAGTGCGCCGACACCCCCACACAATCTTTATCGGAGCGCACGTGGGCTGTTACGCCGAGAACCTGGCCTGGGTGTCCGCGCTGCTGGAGGCCTGCCCCAACCTGTATGTGGACATTGCAGCGCGTATCGCCGAGCTGGGACGTCAGCCGTATACGGCTCGCCGCTTCCTGATCCAACACCAAGATCGAGTGCTGTTCGGGTTAGATGAGCCGGCCAATCCAGCGGTATATCGCATCTACTACCGCTTCCTGGAGACCGACGATGAGTATTTCCCCTACGGGATCGAGGAAGTGCCACGCCAAGGCCGGTGGCGTATCTATGGAGTGTACCTACCAGACGAGGCGTTACGCAAGATCTACCACGAGAACGCGCATCGCCTGTTTGGCAGATGGCTCACAAGCTCATAG
- a CDS encoding creatininase family protein, whose translation MQWEQLTGGEFPAAVERAQGVCVLAIGVIEYHGPHLPLGTDVFTAHAVACEAARREPVIVYPPYYFGVNTETKHFPGGIVLKDRLLFELLDNVCDEISRNGLKKIILLSGHGGNRFFLPLFVQLALDKGKDYTLYYVQDLRDPELHRQVTETEVHGHACECETSIALHINPQLVKMEALDPDHWWQPQEQLKGISERLYTPADWFSRFPEHCAGDPRPATAEKGKILFEAAVTSLVEILRAVKADQSAPGVYAAFNQQIYRR comes from the coding sequence ATGCAATGGGAGCAATTAACGGGTGGAGAGTTCCCCGCGGCAGTGGAGCGGGCACAGGGGGTATGCGTCCTCGCCATCGGCGTCATCGAATACCATGGGCCGCATTTACCGCTGGGCACGGACGTGTTTACTGCCCATGCGGTCGCCTGTGAAGCGGCGCGGCGAGAGCCGGTCATCGTGTACCCGCCATATTACTTCGGTGTCAACACGGAGACCAAGCACTTCCCTGGTGGCATCGTACTCAAAGACCGCTTGCTGTTCGAGCTGTTAGACAATGTGTGTGATGAGATCAGCCGTAACGGGCTGAAGAAGATCATCCTTCTCAGCGGGCATGGTGGCAACCGCTTTTTCCTACCGCTATTCGTCCAACTTGCTCTGGACAAGGGCAAAGACTACACGCTCTACTACGTGCAAGACCTCCGTGATCCGGAGCTGCATCGCCAGGTCACGGAGACTGAGGTGCACGGCCATGCCTGCGAGTGTGAGACAAGCATCGCATTACACATTAACCCGCAATTGGTGAAGATGGAGGCGCTCGATCCGGACCACTGGTGGCAGCCACAAGAGCAGCTTAAGGGGATTAGCGAGCGTCTCTACACGCCAGCCGATTGGTTTAGCCGGTTTCCGGAACACTGCGCCGGCGATCCACGCCCGGCTACAGCCGAGAAGGGCAAGATACTGTTTGAGGCGGCCGTGACGAGCCTGGTGGAGATCCTACGAGCGGTCAAAGCAGATCAATCGGCGCCGGGCGTCTATGCGGCTTTCAACCAGCAGATCTACCGTCGATAA
- a CDS encoding tagatose 1,6-diphosphate aldolase, translating into MTEWMMGKVRGLQMTSSARGVFTILAQDHRDSLRRFICPSDPESVSDEQMIAWKRRIVGALGPYASAVLLDPQYGAGQCIASGDLPGHVGLLVSLEETGYEGDPLARGSRLVEGWSVAKAKRMGASACKLLVHYHPQASNEATQRALVEQVAEECRRYDIPLFLEPVSFSIQAGVSKDSDAFARDRRRVVIETARRLSRLGADVLKAEFPVDPLQEKDERIWWEACRELTEASAVPWALLSAAVPYEVFERMVIVACEAGASGFIGGRAIWAEAFRVPDPEVPQALQRAADRLRRLSALADEKGTPWRERHPLARTLTQVPVGWYLAY; encoded by the coding sequence ATGACCGAGTGGATGATGGGCAAAGTGCGCGGGTTACAGATGACATCCTCAGCCCGTGGTGTCTTCACGATCCTGGCGCAAGATCATCGCGATTCATTGCGCCGTTTCATCTGCCCTTCGGATCCCGAATCCGTTTCCGATGAGCAAATGATAGCCTGGAAGCGCCGGATCGTGGGCGCGCTGGGGCCGTATGCTAGCGCGGTGTTGCTCGACCCACAGTACGGCGCAGGCCAATGCATCGCCTCGGGCGACTTGCCTGGCCATGTGGGGTTGCTGGTCTCGCTGGAGGAGACGGGCTATGAAGGCGATCCCCTGGCGCGCGGCTCGCGATTAGTCGAAGGGTGGTCAGTGGCCAAGGCCAAGCGCATGGGCGCCTCCGCATGTAAGCTGCTGGTCCACTATCACCCGCAGGCCAGCAACGAAGCGACGCAGCGGGCGCTGGTGGAGCAGGTGGCCGAGGAGTGTCGTCGCTATGATATCCCGCTTTTCCTGGAGCCGGTTTCCTTCAGCATCCAAGCTGGTGTAAGTAAGGATTCGGACGCGTTCGCGCGGGATCGTCGGCGAGTGGTGATCGAGACGGCGCGTCGGCTGTCAAGGCTGGGCGCAGATGTGCTGAAAGCGGAGTTCCCTGTGGATCCCCTGCAGGAAAAGGACGAGCGGATATGGTGGGAAGCCTGTCGTGAGTTGACTGAAGCGTCGGCAGTGCCGTGGGCTTTGCTGAGCGCTGCCGTGCCTTACGAGGTGTTTGAGCGCATGGTGATTGTGGCATGCGAGGCTGGTGCATCTGGCTTCATCGGCGGGCGCGCCATCTGGGCCGAGGCCTTTCGCGTGCCCGATCCCGAAGTGCCGCAGGCATTGCAGCGGGCAGCCGATCGCCTAAGACGCTTGAGTGCCCTAGCCGATGAGAAGGGTACCCCATGGCGTGAGCGGCATCCGCTTGCGCGGACGCTGACACAGGTTCCCGTTGGCTGGTATCTCGCTTATTAA
- a CDS encoding Gfo/Idh/MocA family oxidoreductase: MDTTSLTEVAIIGCGGMARHHIRAMLQQTDTTHIAVVCEPSPEAYAATAEIFAGMGMQPPPNQPDLDRLLTEYGGALDAAFIITPHVYHHDQAKACMEAGLDVLLEKPMVMNTAEARSLIEARDRTGKLLVVAFPGSLSPQIRTAVAMLRSGELGTLLSISAVVWQNWGPNTVGTWRQQPELSGGGFLFDTGAHMLNTVADLAGEDFVQVAAWLDHRGRPVDVMATVMGQLASGALVTMHACGEAIPSCASDVRVFCSKAILRTGIWGERLEIQRYGRKTLRPVRVPPSLGVWEQFLAVRTGRISNPCPPEVGLRMARLWDAIRASSAQGGAPVTVCESI; the protein is encoded by the coding sequence ATGGATACTACGTCGCTCACCGAAGTCGCGATCATCGGCTGTGGGGGCATGGCACGCCATCATATCCGGGCCATGCTGCAACAAACGGACACCACACACATCGCAGTCGTTTGCGAGCCATCGCCCGAGGCCTATGCGGCGACGGCTGAGATCTTTGCCGGGATGGGCATGCAGCCACCCCCTAACCAGCCCGACCTGGACCGACTGCTAACTGAGTATGGCGGCGCGCTGGATGCGGCCTTTATCATCACGCCGCACGTTTATCACCATGACCAGGCGAAGGCCTGCATGGAAGCCGGGCTGGACGTCTTGCTGGAAAAGCCGATGGTGATGAACACGGCCGAGGCGCGCAGCCTGATCGAGGCGCGCGATCGCACAGGAAAGCTGCTAGTTGTGGCCTTCCCAGGCAGCCTTTCGCCGCAGATCCGCACAGCCGTCGCCATGCTACGCTCCGGCGAGCTGGGTACGCTCTTGAGTATCAGCGCAGTTGTGTGGCAAAATTGGGGGCCCAACACGGTGGGGACTTGGCGGCAGCAGCCCGAGCTCTCAGGCGGAGGTTTCCTATTCGACACAGGCGCGCACATGCTGAACACCGTCGCCGACCTGGCGGGGGAGGACTTCGTCCAGGTGGCGGCCTGGCTGGACCATCGTGGCCGGCCAGTGGACGTTATGGCAACGGTGATGGGCCAGCTAGCCAGCGGCGCGCTGGTCACTATGCATGCCTGTGGCGAGGCGATCCCCTCATGTGCCTCGGATGTGCGGGTGTTCTGCAGCAAGGCCATCCTGCGCACCGGCATTTGGGGCGAACGCTTAGAGATCCAGCGATATGGGCGGAAAACCCTCAGGCCAGTGAGGGTGCCCCCTTCGCTGGGGGTATGGGAACAGTTCCTGGCCGTGCGCACAGGGCGGATCTCCAACCCCTGTCCACCAGAGGTCGGCCTGCGCATGGCCCGGCTATGGGATGCTATTCGAGCTTCCTCAGCGCAAGGAGGAGCGCCAGTAACTGTTTGCGAATCCATTTGA
- a CDS encoding RraA family protein, protein MNLSPLTLEELEVLRSIPTPAVANAIETFNLRPRTAGFMGPEIRQMFPSLPSMIGYAVTARVVAAHEPGPRGPASRADYWRYIEASSLGPRIAVVEDLDDPPAIGAFFGEVNANIHRALGCVGAITNGGIRDLDEVEALGFPIWAGSVLVSHGYVHLVDFGAPVRVGGLVVRPGDLLLADRHGVIQIPPEIAREIPEAVQRIEKREKAIVRYCQSPDFSADGLVDLMARL, encoded by the coding sequence ATGAATCTGTCTCCCCTCACCCTTGAAGAGCTGGAAGTACTGCGTTCAATTCCGACGCCAGCCGTCGCCAACGCAATTGAGACGTTCAACCTCCGCCCGCGCACGGCGGGCTTTATGGGACCGGAGATCCGGCAGATGTTTCCCTCGCTGCCCTCGATGATCGGCTATGCAGTGACCGCGCGGGTCGTAGCTGCCCATGAGCCTGGCCCTCGGGGACCAGCCTCTCGCGCCGACTACTGGCGCTATATTGAGGCCAGCAGCCTTGGGCCGCGTATCGCCGTAGTGGAGGACCTAGACGACCCGCCGGCCATTGGTGCGTTCTTCGGCGAGGTGAACGCGAACATCCACCGCGCTCTCGGATGCGTGGGCGCAATTACCAACGGTGGCATTCGTGATCTAGACGAGGTTGAGGCACTTGGCTTTCCGATCTGGGCCGGCAGTGTACTTGTCTCTCATGGCTATGTGCATCTGGTGGACTTTGGTGCGCCGGTGCGCGTGGGCGGCCTGGTGGTCCGGCCTGGCGATCTGCTGTTGGCCGATCGGCACGGCGTGATTCAGATTCCGCCAGAAATCGCCCGCGAAATCCCAGAGGCGGTACAAAGGATCGAGAAACGGGAGAAGGCCATCGTCCGATATTGCCAATCGCCCGACTTTAGCGCCGATGGACTGGTGGACTTGATGGCGCGGCTGTAA
- a CDS encoding carbohydrate kinase family protein, translating to MQPYDVLVVGEINVDLILRAHEIIPVFGQEKLVEDCELTIGSSSVIAACGMARLGLRTAFFGRVGDDEFGRFMLREMQARGVDVSPVIVDPSVKTGITVSLSTPRDRAMLTHLGGSIDGLEPGDVPLALLRQIRHLHMGSFFLHTRLQPGLAKLFAEAHAYGVTTSLDVGWDPHERWNGGLWEVLAHTDVFLPNETEAMHITQQRDVETALACLAEHTPTVAIKLGAQGAIARRGGETVRAPIVPVTVMDTTGAGDSFNAGFLYGFLSGWPLALTLHMGTVCGSLSTRRAGGTAGQPTLEEALAVLREMGMQVPVP from the coding sequence ATGCAACCATATGATGTGCTAGTAGTGGGCGAAATCAATGTGGATCTGATCCTGCGAGCCCACGAGATCATCCCCGTCTTTGGACAGGAAAAGCTGGTAGAGGACTGCGAGCTGACCATAGGCAGTTCCTCGGTGATTGCCGCTTGCGGCATGGCCCGGCTGGGGCTGCGCACGGCCTTTTTCGGCCGCGTGGGTGATGACGAGTTTGGGCGCTTCATGCTGCGGGAGATGCAGGCACGCGGCGTGGATGTATCACCGGTGATCGTGGATCCCTCGGTTAAGACTGGGATCACCGTCAGTCTCTCCACGCCGCGTGACCGCGCGATGTTAACGCACTTGGGCGGTTCCATTGATGGGTTAGAGCCTGGTGATGTGCCGCTGGCTCTACTGAGACAGATCCGGCACCTTCACATGGGCAGCTTCTTCCTGCACACCCGACTGCAGCCAGGGCTAGCTAAATTGTTCGCCGAAGCACATGCTTATGGCGTCACCACCTCGCTCGATGTCGGCTGGGATCCACATGAGCGATGGAATGGTGGCCTGTGGGAGGTGTTAGCCCACACCGACGTCTTTCTGCCCAACGAGACGGAAGCCATGCACATCACCCAGCAGCGGGATGTGGAAACAGCCTTGGCATGCCTGGCTGAGCACACACCCACGGTCGCCATCAAGCTAGGGGCGCAAGGGGCTATCGCCCGCCGCGGCGGAGAGACGGTGCGAGCGCCGATCGTCCCGGTCACCGTGATGGATACGACTGGCGCCGGCGATTCATTCAACGCCGGCTTTCTCTATGGCTTCCTCAGCGGTTGGCCGTTAGCGCTGACCTTGCACATGGGGACGGTATGCGGGTCGCTGTCCACGCGCCGGGCAGGCGGTACCGCTGGACAACCCACACTGGAAGAGGCATTAGCGGTCCTGCGCGAGATGGGGATGCAGGTGCCTGTCCCGTAA